A part of Drosophila ananassae strain 14024-0371.13 chromosome 2R, ASM1763931v2, whole genome shotgun sequence genomic DNA contains:
- the LOC6507395 gene encoding uncharacterized protein LOC6507395 isoform X2, whose product MSVGDESFSELECSDSEARRTYNEIKSLLWETMDVLGGGPVSKNEILRMLSLTTDKHPMALVDDVEEIIDDLVSRGLLRKLGNNYTIVKRRV is encoded by the exons ATGTCAGTAGGTGATGAGTCGTTCTCTGAACTCGAATGCAGTGACAGTGAGGCTAGGCGCACCTATAACGAAATAAAAAGTCTACTTTGGGAGACGATGGATGTGTTGGGCGGTGGTCCGGTCTCAAAGAATGAAATCCTAAGGATGTTGAGCTTGACCACCGACAAGCATCCGATGGCGTTGGTCGACGATGTTGAAGAAATCATCGATGATCTTGTATCCAGAGGATTATTGCGCAAACTAGGCAACAATTACACGATTGTCAAACGTAGAG TTTAA
- the LOC6507662 gene encoding cohesin subunit SA-1, whose product MKICHFLLKVWQLCRTVTLQIGLLASRDFFLVLFQKNISRKMSDSTSDMEMRDFVEEAMEENRLLQCDEDFNENADDQPMEPEQKGEEKSLLQLVLDKSNNHDDLACLWVNEYMLDSTAALISFIQLVVEASGSHYLIPKDTNMPFAYRDIVIAATVQFRNVSMYYPMIMKTAASFVKNVGGFVQSLLKTADGTPIFFDHIFLKEVTGFVMTCSESKVRPFRHTSTMIGLKMLTTLQDLSTLNSGLLQSLWTSMYQVIFVDRCMDVVDDIRLLCLTELGLWLEKYPDCYLQPDRVRYLFEGLQDSSSKVRECCLHNISKLSRNEVLRPVCLNLGKELKRFLLNICVQRENELGESALNILSDFYSSSSEFLTEEECRLLEQLMFAANRGLAQAAALFSNERRKGRTNCQNLRSILQFFNEDGQYEHTAYLVDALFGTSELIVDWRLMVEMLLEEQSPKLSRKESSTLIEILSRGVKQAITGEIPPGRYTKNLVRRPIAGSIKLATEILGPVLSKLIEKYCADSENVKNLLELPQLLDLQSLSKSQSVQLLEQIKDIMFTRTDNSVLRMGARTLVYVNLVEASIISEILNNAVTNYKIAFRTWQESYGTTNYCSPGSSSSSSSSTKSQKMRKNRLLVTLRLVSALYGQFDLSGYHLTESVLASLKRVVRERDRPQRDDLPFEARALYMEVCYFSLSWDLKRVRKHEEDDLYVVELCAALKKHFEDFLFVTRDLIKDKRNIYLASDTYTYLCDLFVLFGEQLRLSANANIRDLTYKPTLEDIKLVENFMMSYIFHDSPLEIVKECNFDELQNKRRVLSSYCKLVAFSVVPSMRASIIFQHYDKFFDAFGDIMRAAMERAVDINCVNYGMTVLHSLLLVYKRIMANYLDDSERVAHSDEFTHLISLAKRLAQTFNPNLVENRRGVLTLHRAGIMYVLESVPCDPTAAPKHLIFLRVIQEFVPQILVQDKPNIQKFLERIEEPSLPSCRKEVWLPLEGYRFALNTKVIARKTDSMDF is encoded by the exons ATGAAAATCTGCCATTTCCTTTTGAAAGTCTGGCAGCTCTGTAGAACTGTCACTTTGCAAATTGGACTTCTAGCTTCACGTGATTTTTTCCTTGTGCTTTTCCAGAAAAATATTAGCCGGAAAATGAGTGATTCAACAAGTGATATGGAGATGCGTGATTTCGTTGAGGAAGCAATGGAGGAGAATAGGTTATTGCAGTGCGACGAGGACTTCAATGAGAACGCCGATGATCAACCCATGGAACCCGAACAGAAGGGAGAGGAAAAGAGCCTACTCCAATTGGTCCTGGACAAGAGCAACAACCACGAT GACTTGGCCTGTTTGTGGGTTAACGAATACATGCTAGACTCCACCGCAGCTCTTATTAGCTTCATCCAGCTTGTGGTGGAGGCTAGTGGGAGCCACTACCTAATACCCAAGGACACAAACATGCCCTTCGCCTACAGAGACATAGTTATAGCCGCCACAGTTCAGTTCCGTAAT GTCAGCATGTACTATCCCATGATTATGAAGACTGCCGCATCCTTTGTGAAGAATGTTGGTGGCTTTGTGCAGAGTCTTCTGAAGACTGCGGATGGCACGCCCATATTCTTCGATCACATTTTCCTCAAAGAAGTCACGGGCTTTGTGATGACCTGCTCTGAGTCGAAAGTGCGTCCCTTCCGTCATACTAGTACTATGATAG GTCTTAAAATGCTGACCACCCTTCAGGATCTCTCCACCTTAAACAGTGGCTTGCTGCAAAGTCTGTGGACCTCCATGTACCAGGTCATATTCGTGGACCGCTGTATGGACGTGGTGGATGACATCCGACTGCTCTGCCTTACCGAACTGGGCTTGTGGCTGGAAAAGTATCCGGACTGCTATCTGCAACCAGATCGAGTTCGATATCTGTTCGAGGGACTCCAGGATAGCTCCAGCAAAGTGCGAGAGTGCTGTCTGCATAACATCTCGAAGTTAAGTCGCAATGAGGTCCTTCGTCCCGTTTGTCTGAATTTGGGAAAGGAGCTCAAGCGGTTTCTGCTGAATATTTGCGTTCAGCGGGAGAATGAACTGGGCGAGTCGGCCCTCAATATCCTGTCCGACTTCTACAGCTCTTCGTCTGAGTTTCTGACGGAGGAGGAGTGCCGATTACTGGAGCAGTTGATGTTTGCCGCCAACCGGGGATTGGCCCAGGCAGCAGCTCTGTTTTCCAACGAACGACGCAAAGGACGAACCAATTGCCAAAATCTCCGATCTAttttgcagtttttcaacGAAGATGGACAGTACGAACACACTGCCTACTTGGTGGATGCCCTCTTTGGGACCTCAGAACTAATAGTGGATTGGCGGCTGATGGTCGAAATGCTACTAGAAGAGCAAAGCCCAAAGCTATCCAGGAAGGAGAGCTCTACTCTAATAGAGATTCTGTCGCGTGGCGTGAAACAGGCCATCACGGGTGAGATACCTCCGGGAAGGTACACCAAAAATTTGGTAAGAAGACCCATTGCCGGATCCATAAAGCTAGCCACTGAAATCCTAGGGCCCGTTTTGTCCAAGCTCATCGAAAAGTATTGTGCGGATTCTGAAAATGTGAAGAATCTTCTTGAGCTGCCACAGCTGCTGGATCTGCAAAGTTTGAGCAAGAGCCAATCAGTCCAATTGTTGGAGCAGATAAAGGACATCATGTTTACGAGGACCGACAACTCTGTGCTCCGCATGGGAGCTCGAACATTGGTGTATGTGAACCTGGTAGAGGCGTCGATAATCAGCGAAATACTCAACAACGCGGTTACCAACTACAAGATTGCTTTTCGAACTTGGCAAGAGTCCTATGGCACCACCAACTATTGCTCTCCCGGGTCCTCATCATCGTCCTCTTCCTCCACCAAGTCCCAGAAGATGCGAAAGAATCGTCTGTTGGTAACCCTGCGCTTGGTTTCCGCTCTATACGGACAGTTCGACCTGAGTGGCTATCACTTGACAGAGTCCGTATTGGCCAGCCTGAAGCGGGTGGTCCGGGAAAGGGACAGACCGCAAAGAGATGACCTTCCGTTCGAGGCACGGGCTCTCTACATGGAGGTGTGCTACTTCAGTCTCAGCTGGGACTTGAAAAGGGTCCGGAAACACGAGGAGGATGATCTGTATGTGGTGGAGCTGTGTGCGGCTCTCAAGAAGCATTTCGAAGACTTTCTCTTTGTGACCAGAGATCTCATCAAGGACAAGCGAAATATTTACCTAGCAAGTGAT ACCTATACCTATCTCTGCGACCTCTTCGTTCTCTTTGGGGAGCAGTTGCGTTTGAGTGCAAACGCGAATATACGCGATCTCACCTACAAACCGACACTCGAGGACATCAAACTGGTGGAGAACTTTATGATGAGCTACATCTTCCACGACAGTCCTCTGGAAATTGTAAAGGAGTGCAACTTCGATGAACTGCAGAACAAACGGCGAGTCCTGAGCAGCTACTGCAAGCTGGTGGCCTTCAGTGTGGTGCCCAGCATGAGGGCTTCTATAATATTTCAGCACTACGACAAG TTTTTCGATGCTTTCGGAGACATAATGCGGGCTGCCATGGAGCGTGCCGTGGACATCAATTGTGTCAACTATGGGATGACCGTGCTCCATAGTCTGCTGCTTGTCTACAAGAGAATAATGGCCAATTACCTGGATGACTCTGAGCGAGTGGCCCACTCGGATGAGTTCACACATCTGATCAGCTTGGCCAAACGACTGGCTCAGACCTTCAATCCCAATCTCGTGGAGAACCGGCGCGGTGTCCTAACTCTGCATCGTGCCGGGATTATGTATGTTCTCGAATCGGTTCCCTGTGATCCGACGGCTGCTCCGAAGCATCTGATCTTTCTCAGAGTTATTCAGGAGTTTGTGCCACAGATTCTGGTACAGGACAAGCCGAATATCCAAAAGTTCCTGGAGAGAATCGAAGAGCCTTCATTGCCGTCCTGCCGTAAAGAGGTTTGGCTGCCCCTGGAAGGGTACCGTTTCGCTCTAAACACCAAAGTCATAGCTCGCA AAACCGATTCCATGGATTTCTGA
- the LOC6507395 gene encoding uncharacterized protein LOC6507395 isoform X1 produces the protein MSVGDESFSELECSDSEARRTYNEIKSLLWETMDVLGGGPVSKNEILRMLSLTTDKHPMALVDDVEEIIDDLVSRGLLRKLGNNYTIVKRRETLEKASLFENIPPKKSFDYFS, from the exons ATGTCAGTAGGTGATGAGTCGTTCTCTGAACTCGAATGCAGTGACAGTGAGGCTAGGCGCACCTATAACGAAATAAAAAGTCTACTTTGGGAGACGATGGATGTGTTGGGCGGTGGTCCGGTCTCAAAGAATGAAATCCTAAGGATGTTGAGCTTGACCACCGACAAGCATCCGATGGCGTTGGTCGACGATGTTGAAGAAATCATCGATGATCTTGTATCCAGAGGATTATTGCGCAAACTAGGCAACAATTACACGATTGTCAAACGTAGAG AAACCCTCGAGAAAGCCAGCCTCTTTGAGAATATTCCTCCTAAGAAGTCATTCGATTATTTTTCGTGA